A region from the Salvelinus sp. IW2-2015 unplaced genomic scaffold, ASM291031v2 Un_scaffold1299, whole genome shotgun sequence genome encodes:
- the LOC112070351 gene encoding homeobox protein SIX2-like isoform X1: MSMLPTFGFTQEQVACVCEVLQQGGNIERLGRFLWSLPACEHLHKNESVLKAKAVVAFHRGNFRELYKILESHQFSPHNHPKLQQLWLKAHYIEAEKLRGRPLGAVGKYRVRRKFPLPRSIWDGEETSYCFKEKSRNVLREWYTHNPYPSPREKRELAEGTGLTTTQVSNWFKNRRQRDRAAEAKERYEENNENSNTNSHNPLTSSMNGNKTLLGSSDDDKTPSGTPDHTSSSPAMLLASNSGLQMHGLAPPPGPSAILVSSLDSVHHHHSLHDTILNPMSSNLVDLGS, encoded by the exons AtgtctatgcttccaacttttggCTTTACGCAAGAGCAAGTTGCGTGCGTCTGCGAGGTCCTCCAACAGGGTGGAAACATCGAACGGCTCGGGCGCTTTTTGTGGTCTTTACCCGCGTGTGAGCACCTCCACAAAAATGAAAGTGTTCTCAAAGCTAAAGCTGTGGTCGCCTTTCACAGAGGAAATTTCAGAGAGCTTTATAAGATCCTTGAGAGCCACCAATTTTCCCCTCACAATCACCCGAAGCTGCAACAGCTTTGGCTCAAAGCACACTATATCGAGGCGGAGAARCTCCGAGGCCGCCCTCTCGGGGCTGTGGGAAAGTACCGTGTCCGCAGAAAGTTCCCCCTGCCTCGGTCTATCTGGGACGGCGAGGAGACAAGTTACTGTTTCAAAGAGAAGAGCAGGAACGTACTCAGAGAATGGTACACGCATAACCCCTACCCTTCCCCGCGRGAGAAGAGGGAGCTCGCCGAGGGCACAGGGTTGACAACCACACAAGTCAGTAACTGGTTCAAAAACAGACGGCAAAGAGACCGCGCGGCAGAAGCTAAGGAAAGGTACGA GGAAAACAACGAAAACTCCAACACCAACAGCCACAACCCATTGACTTCTTCCATGAATGGAAATAAAACACTTTTGGGGAGCTCAGACGACGACAAAACGCCTTCAGGGACTCCGGATCACACTTCGTCGAGCCCGGCAATGCTCCTCGCTTCAAACTCCGGGCTGCAGATGCACGGCCTCGCGCCTCCACCCGGGCCTAGCGCCATCCTCGTGTCCAGCCTTGACTCTGTGCACCATCATCACTCTTTGCACGACACTATACTGAACCCTATGTCGTCCAACCTGGTCGACCTCGGCTCTTAA
- the LOC112070351 gene encoding homeobox protein SIX2-like isoform X2: MSMLPTFGFTQEQVACVCEVLQQGGNIERLGRFLWSLPACEHLHKNESVLKAKAVVAFHRGNFRELYKILESHQFSPHNHPKLQQLWLKAHYIEAEKLRGRPLGAVGKYRVRRKFPLPRSIWDGEETSYCFKEKSRNVLREWYTHNPYPSPREKRELAEGTGLTTTQVSNWFKNRRQRDRAAEAKERENNENSNTNSHNPLTSSMNGNKTLLGSSDDDKTPSGTPDHTSSSPAMLLASNSGLQMHGLAPPPGPSAILVSSLDSVHHHHSLHDTILNPMSSNLVDLGS, encoded by the exons AtgtctatgcttccaacttttggCTTTACGCAAGAGCAAGTTGCGTGCGTCTGCGAGGTCCTCCAACAGGGTGGAAACATCGAACGGCTCGGGCGCTTTTTGTGGTCTTTACCCGCGTGTGAGCACCTCCACAAAAATGAAAGTGTTCTCAAAGCTAAAGCTGTGGTCGCCTTTCACAGAGGAAATTTCAGAGAGCTTTATAAGATCCTTGAGAGCCACCAATTTTCCCCTCACAATCACCCGAAGCTGCAACAGCTTTGGCTCAAAGCACACTATATCGAGGCGGAGAARCTCCGAGGCCGCCCTCTCGGGGCTGTGGGAAAGTACCGTGTCCGCAGAAAGTTCCCCCTGCCTCGGTCTATCTGGGACGGCGAGGAGACAAGTTACTGTTTCAAAGAGAAGAGCAGGAACGTACTCAGAGAATGGTACACGCATAACCCCTACCCTTCCCCGCGRGAGAAGAGGGAGCTCGCCGAGGGCACAGGGTTGACAACCACACAAGTCAGTAACTGGTTCAAAAACAGACGGCAAAGAGACCGCGCGGCAGAAGCTAAGGAAAG GGAAAACAACGAAAACTCCAACACCAACAGCCACAACCCATTGACTTCTTCCATGAATGGAAATAAAACACTTTTGGGGAGCTCAGACGACGACAAAACGCCTTCAGGGACTCCGGATCACACTTCGTCGAGCCCGGCAATGCTCCTCGCTTCAAACTCCGGGCTGCAGATGCACGGCCTCGCGCCTCCACCCGGGCCTAGCGCCATCCTCGTGTCCAGCCTTGACTCTGTGCACCATCATCACTCTTTGCACGACACTATACTGAACCCTATGTCGTCCAACCTGGTCGACCTCGGCTCTTAA